Proteins encoded together in one Triticum dicoccoides isolate Atlit2015 ecotype Zavitan chromosome 7B, WEW_v2.0, whole genome shotgun sequence window:
- the LOC119342238 gene encoding GDSL esterase/lipase At5g45920-like, with amino-acid sequence MRPSIVLFGDSITEESFGEGGWGAHLANHYSRSADVVLRGYSGYNTRWASLVADRAFSAIPASAAVAAVTVFFGANDASLPDRASAFQHVPLPEYRDNLRAICALLRARWPSAALILITPPPVDERGRVRFPRNGDASGLPERTNEAAGRYARACVEVAAQCGLRAIDLWSRMQEFPGWETAFLRDGLHLTPTGNRLLFEEVVFALRDANLSLEALPADLPLCSDIDPDNAVRCFEE; translated from the coding sequence ATGAGGCCGTCGATCGTGCTGTTCGGCGACTCCATCACGGAGGAGTCGTTCGGGGAGGGCGGGTGGGGCGCGCACCTGGCGAACCACTACTCGCGCTCCGCCGACGTCGTGCTCCGGGGCTACAGCGGCTACAACACCCGCTGGGCGTCCCTGGTGGCCGACCGCGCATTCTCCGCCATCCCGGCGTCGGCGGCCGTCGCCGCCGTCACCGTCTTCTTCGGCGCCAACGACGCGTCGCTCCCCGACCGCGCAAGCGCGTTCCAGCACGTGCCACTCCCAGAGTACCGGGACAACCTGCGCGCCATCTGCGCGCTGCTCCGCGCGCGCTGGCCGTCGGCGGCGCTCATCCTCATCACGCCGCCCCCCGTCGACGAGCGCGGCCGCGTCCGATTCCCGCGCAACGGGGACGCGTCCGGCCTGCCCGAGCGGACCAACGAGGCGGCCGGGCGGTACGCGCGGGCGTGCGTGGAGGTGGCCGCGCAGTGCGGGCTCCGGGCTATCGACCTCTGGTCCAGGATGCAGGAGTTCCCCGGGTGGGAGACGGCGTTCCTCAGGGACGGGCTGCACCTCACGCCGACGGGCAACCGGCTGCTGTTCGAGGAGGTGGTGTTCGCGCTGAGGGACGCCAACCTCAGCCTGGAGGCGCTCCCCGCCGACCTGCCGCTCTGCAGCGACATCGACCCCGACAACGCCGTCAGGTGCTTCGAGGAGTGA